A single window of Nyctibius grandis isolate bNycGra1 chromosome 16, bNycGra1.pri, whole genome shotgun sequence DNA harbors:
- the RGS3 gene encoding regulator of G-protein signaling 3 isoform X3: MPFFRDLSKPQPLEFHAEMLLGVQRPHNGSLQRRHTMKEAKDMKNRLGIFRRRNESPGANPSGKLDKVLKSLKPTPEEALKWGDSLEKLLLHKYGLAAFRAFLRTEFSEENLEFWLACEEFKKIKSQSKMVSKAKKIFAEYIAIQSCKEVNLDSYTREHTKENLQNITRSCFDLAQKRIYGLMEKDSYPRFLRSDLYLDIINQKKASSPL; the protein is encoded by the exons ATGCCCTTTTTCCGTGACCTTTCCAAGCCCCAGCCGCTGGAGTTTCACGcggagatgctgctgggagtGCAGAGACCCCACAACGGCAGCCTGCAGCGCCGGCACACCATGAAGGA AGCCAAGGACATGAAGAACCGGCTGGGGATTTTTCGGCGGCGAAACGAGTCCCCGGGGGCCAACCCCTCCGGCAAGCTGGACAAAGTGCTCAAGTCACTCAA ACCCACTCCCGAGGAAGCTCTCAAGTGGGGGGACTCcctggagaagctgctgctgcacaaaT ACGGGCTCGCTGCCTTCAGGGCCTTCCTGCGCACGGAGTTCAGCGAGGAGAACCTGGAGTTCTGGCTGGCCTGCGAGGAGTTCAAGAAGATCAAATCCCAGTCCAAGATGGTCTCTAAGGCCAAGAAGATCTTTGCCGAGTACATCGCCATCCAGTCCTGCAAGGAG GTCAACCTGGACTCCTACACACGGGAGCACACCAAGGAGAACCTGCAGAACATCACCCGCAGCTGCTTTGACCTCGCGCAGAAGAGGATTTACGGGCTCATGGAGAAGGACTCCTACCCCCGCTTCCTCCGCTCTGACTTGTACTTAGATATAATTAACCAGAAGAAAGCCAGCTCCCCACTGTAG